The Elusimicrobiota bacterium sequence TTTGTATCACGGTCTCACCCCCTTTGAAGGCGATCCCATCCTCGCCTACGCCATGAACCGGACCACCGCCACCTTTGCCGACCACCTGCAGGCGCTTCAGTCCGCCGGTTATCACACCGTAACAACCGAAGAAGTCTCGACCTGGCTGAAGGACCATGCCGCTTTACCGGAACGGCCGGTTCTGATTACGTTCGACGACTCGCGAATGGACAGCCTGCTCTACGGAGATCCGATTCTTCAACGAAATGGTTTCAGCGCCGCGATGTTCGCCGCGCTGATCGATGTGGAAGGATACATCCCGCGTGCCGCGGTTTGGAATGATCTCAAACATTATCAAGACACCGGCCGCTGGGAGATTCAATCGCACGGCGATCAGGCGCACCAGCTCATTCCAACGGACCCCGAAGGCCATCGGGGCCTGTTCCTCTTGAATAAACAATGGCTGGAAACAAGAAGAGGATACGAATCCAATGACGAATGGGCCCAGCGGGCACGCACGGATCATTTCCGCGGACGAAAAAAAATAGCCGACCGTCTCCAGATGCCCCCCCACAGCTACAGTTTTCCGGAAGGGGACTTCGGCCAGATCGACATTCCCAACGCGCCGGACTCCGCCCGGCTGACGCTGGCCCGAGCGCACGACGTTTTCGATACCGTCTGGCATCAGGATGACTACGGGATGAACCTCCGAACACGCGATCCGGCGCGGCTGACGCGCTTTGAACCGCCGGCCGGCATGACCGGGGCATCGCTGGTCCGGCACCTGAGCGACGATGCTCCGGCGGTCATGATGCGCCGCCGCCTGCTGCGCCTGTCCGGGGTAGATAACCGCTGGCACGAAGCCTTTCAGCGGCTGAATGATCTCCGGACGCATGGGGTTTCCGATCTTTGCCTCTGGTCGGAAGAAGCCCGCCTGCGCGTGGCCCACGGCGACCGGACACGGGCGCTCGAGCTCGTCCGGCAGGCGCGCCGGGAAGAAGATTCCCCTGACACAGAAGAATTGCTGGAGGCCATTCAACACTCGCCTCGTTGGCTCTGGCGTCCCTCCTTTTATTATCAGGAAGACAACCGCAACCGGGTAAGCCGCCGCTTTCGCCAGGATTTTGGAACAGCCCATCTGGCGGGTATTGATCTGTTCCTTCATCATGTGGCGGGGTCCTATTCGGAAGCCGGAATCCAAACGATTGAAGAACAAGGGGGCGGCCTTACCCTGGCGCGAAACCTGGGCAATTATCAACGCATCACCCTCGAAGCCACAGGGCATCATCTGACCCTCCCGGCAAAAAACACCTACTCGCTTGAGGGGAATCTCCGTTCCTCCTGGACAGACGACTGGACAACGGAGTTGAGCGGCGGCCGCCGCCCCTATGACACCACCCGTGCGATGGCTAACAACATCATCCGGAATTACGTCGATGGGTCGGTCCGGGGGGACCCGCTTGGGAATTGGAGAGCGTCCGCGCAAGCCCGGGGAGAATTCCTTTCCGACAATAACACGCGGGCAACGCTGATTCTTCAGGGAGGCCGGCGCATCCTTTGGCCCCGGTTTTATCTCACCGGCCGGGTCTGGCTGGACAACATGGATCACCTCCGCCCGGATTACTACAGCCCGCAGAAACTACAGACGTATCAGTTCGGGTTTGATTATAAAACCGTGCTCACAAACCGGGCCAATGTTCACCTGACCTATCTCCCGGGCTATGGAAAAGAAGAAAGAACGGATGGCGAGTTCGTGCAGGACCTCGATTTTGAGATGGACGTGTTCCTCACCCGCACCTGGACGTTGACTCCGTCGTTCGTCCTGACCCACACGCCCAGCTACCACCGCCAGACCACCGGCCTTGCACTCACTGCACGTTTTTAAGAAAACAACGCTATAATACTTTCGTCTTCTTGAGACAAACACATGGCGAACCTCTGGCAACGGCATTTCGAAAATAAAATACCGGATCCCACTCCGGCACCCGCAACGGAACCTTCGGAGGATCCGCCGGGAAGCGCTGGAATTGTCAAAACCCACTACTTCCGGCTGGCGGACGCGCACGACGCGATCCGCCTGGAGTCCGGCCTGACGCTGGACCAGGTGACGCTCGCCTATGAAACCTACGGAACGCTCAACCCGGAGAAAACAAACGCCATCCTGATCGAGCACGCGTTCTCCGGCGACGCGCACGCCGCCGGCTTTCACGAAGGGGCCTCCACCCCCGGCTGGTGGGACACCATGATCGGCCCCGGAAAAGCGTTCGACACCAACCGATATTTCGTCATTTGCACGAACGTGATCGGCGGCTGCAAAGGGAGCACCGGCCCCTCCTCGATCGATCCGGAAACCAAAAAACCTTACGGGTTGACGTTTCCAGTGATCACCATCGCGGACATGGTGGAAGCTCAGCGCCACTTGATTGATCATCTGGGTCTGTCCCGCCTGCTCTGTGTGGCCGGCGGCTCCATGGGAGGCATGCTGGCTCTCCAATGGGTCGCGTCGTATCCGGAACGCGTCCGCAGCAGCATCCCGATCGCCACCACGCTGCATCACTCGCCCCAGCAAATCGCGCTGGACGAAGTGGGCCGCCAGGCCATCATGGCGGACCCGGCCTGGGCCAAAGGGGATTACTACGAAACCGGCCAACCGGAGCGCGGCCTGGCCGTCGCCCGCATGATCGGACACATCACCTACATGAGCGCCCAGTCGATGGAGGAAAAATTCTCCCGCAAACTGAAGGAGAAAAACTACAGCTTCAGTTTTAACGCGGATTTTGAAGTCGAGGGGTATCTCCGGTACCGGGGCGACAATTTCGTCAAACGCTTCGATGCCAATTCCTATCTCTATATCACCAAGGCGATGGATTACTTTGACCTGTCCGGGGACAAATTGATCCCGTCAGGGAAAACTATTGATACGCGGTTTCTGGTGCTGGCCTTCCAGTCGGACTGGCTATATCCGGCTCCCCAGTCCCAGGAAATTGTCCGGGTCCTGCGCGGCCAGAATGTGGACGCGTCCTACTGCGAGATCGCCTCGACCTATGGCCACGATGCGTTCCTTCTCGAAATCGACGAACAAACCCCTCTCATCCGCCATTTTTTGGAGAAAACATTCCGCGACGCGCAACCTGACGCTTCCCGATGAGCACCCCTCCGAAGCGGCTGGACCATCAAGTCATCGTCGGGATGGTCCATGAAGGATCCCGGGTCCTCGATCTCGGATGCGACGAAGGCGATCTGCTGGAACGGCTGCGGGACGAAAAAAAAGCGAATGTCCAGGGCGTTGAATTGAACCAGCAGGCCATTTACAAGTGCATCGCCAAGGGCCTGAGCGTCGTGCACAGCGATCTGGACAGCGGCCTGGTCGGGTTCCCGGACCAGTCGTTCGACTATGTCATCCTCAACCAGAGCCTGCAGGAGGTCCGGAACATTGATCTGCTTCTGCGGGAGTCGTTCCGGGTGGCGCGCCGAACCATCGTCGGATTTTCCAATTTCGGAGCGCTGACCGCCCGGTGGCAGCTGGGGGTTCTCGGCCGCGCACCCGTCACCGGTTCGCTCCCTTATTCTTGGCACGACACTCCCAACCTGAGGTTCTTGACCATCCGGGATTTCCGTCACTACTGTGCCACGCATCAGATCCAGGTTCGCCGGGCTGTTTTCCTGGGCCGGAATCATCGCACACGGTTATTCCCCAATCTGTTCGCTGATCAGGCGATTCTCGAGCTGGTGGCGAAAAAGTGACGCCATGATCAGCGGGAAGCGGTTCAAAGTCCATTACCGGCTGGCGGGCCTTCTCGATGAAACCGCGGCGCGCGCGGTGGCCAGCGATATCGCGCTGGAACAAACGGTTGAACTCCCCGACGATCTGATCCCCTCCCAAACCATCCGCCACTCCGTGGTGGGGCAGATCGAATCCCTGGAACGTCAAGATGATCACACCTTTGAAACCGTGATCAGTTACGCCGAGGAAACCACGGGAAACCAGATTCCGCAATTTTTGAACGTTCTCTTCGGCAACTGCAGCATCAAACCCAATATCCGCGTTCAGCGGCTGGAGCTGCCGGAAGGTCTTTTTGACTGTTTCCGCGGGCCCCGTTTCGGAGTGGAGGGACTGCGGCAGCGGCTCGGCGTTCCGGAACGCCCGCTGCTGTGCACCGCGCTCAAACCCATGGGGCTGAACGCGAAGGAACTGGCGGATCTCGCGTATCGCTTCGCGCTGGGTGGAATCGATCTGATCAAGGATGACCACGGGCTGGCGGACCAGCCCTTTGCCCGTTTTGACGAGCGCGTGGAACGCTGCGCCGCCGCGGTGGCGCAGGCCAACCGGGAAACCGGCGGGCATTCTCTTTATTTTCCGAATGTCTCGTTGTCGTCCTCTGATTTCCCCCGCCATCTTCGTTTCGCCCAATCGGCCGGGGCGGGCGGCTTTCTCATCTCGCCCGGCCTGACCGGTTTTGACGCGATGCGCCGGATCGCAGAAAACGACGAGTGGGACCTGCCGATTCTCATGCATCCGGCTTTTCTCGGTAGTTTTGTGACGCATCCTGACAACGGCCTGTCGCATTTCGCATTGTTCGGCCAACTGGCCCGGCTGGCCGGCGCCGACGGCAGTATTTTCCCGAGCTTCGGAGGGCGGTTCTCCTTCAGCCAGGCGGAATGCGCCGAGATTGCCGAAGGATGCGCCGCTCCTATGGGGCATTTCAAACGGATTTTCCCGGTCCCCGGCGGCGGGATGTCACTCGAGCGGGTCCCGGAGATGCTGTCGGTCTACGGACGCGACGTTATTTTTCTGATCGGCGGAGCGCTGTTCCGCCACGGGCCGGATCTGACGGCCAATGCGCGGCACTTCCGGGAACGGGTCGAACGTTCATTGCCTGCGGAAACAACGCGGACATGATCCTCCGGTTTTGCCAGAAGAAAAAGCAGTACCGCTGGGGCCGGCTCCCTGTGCTGGCCTATAAAGAGGAAGGCACCCATTTCAAGCGCATCCGCCGGCAAATCCTCTTTGGAGAAGCGCAAGGCTTCTGCTCGCAGCTGCGCTATTTTGAGATCGCCTCCGGCGGTCATTCCACGCTCGAACGTCATCGGCATGTGCACGGGGTGATGATCCTCCGCGGGACGGGCAAGGTCTTGATCGGAAAGGATATCCTGACCGTGAGGCCTTTTGATATTTTGTATATTCCGCCGCGCCAATGGCATCAGTTCCGCGCCGGCTCAGGGCCAGCGTTCGGATTTTTGTGTCTGGTGAATTGCGACCGCGACCGGCCGGAACGGCCGACGGTGGCGGCCCTGAAACACCTGTGCCGGACAGCGACTGTTTCACGGTTTATTCGAACCTGACGGAAGGAGCTGAACCCATGGCTGAAAAGCGAACCTTCGGATTTGAAACCCGCATGGTGCATGCCGGGCATATTCCCGATTCGGACACGGGCGCGCGGGCCGTGCCGATTTATCAGACAACGTCCTACGTTTTTAACGACACCCGCCACGCCGCGCAGCTCTTTGAGATCAAACAGTACGGCAACATTTACAGCCGCATCAACAACCCTACCACCGCTGTCTTTGAGGAACGGGTCGCTTCGCTGGAAAACGGCACGGGAGCGGTGGCGGTGGCCAGCGGCATGGCCGCCCAGCTGGCGGCTATTATGACGCTGCTCGAACCCGGGGATGAAATCGTCGCCTCCGCGCACCTCTACGGCGGGACGATCACCCAGTTCACACACACCTTTAAAAAACTCTCCATTAAGGTGCATTTTGTTGAACCGGGAGACCTGGCCAACTGGGAACGCGCCATCACACCCAAGACCAAGATGCTCTATGGCGAAACCATCGGCAACCCGCGCGGCAGCATCCTCGATTTGGAAGCGCTGGGGAAACTGGCCGCGGCGCACAAAATCCCGCTCATGATTGACAATACCTTTGCCACCCCTTATCTGTGCCGGCCCATCGACTGGGGCGCCTCCATCGTGGTCCATTCCGCCACTAAATTTATCGGCGGGCATGGAACGAGCATCGGCGGCGTGGTGGTTGATTCTGGATCGTTTAACTACGGCCGGTTCCCGACCATCACCGATCCGTCGCCATCCTACCACGGTCTGCGTTTTTACGACACCTTCGGCCATTACGGCTTTTTGACCAAGCTTCGCCTGGAGACGGTGCGCGACACCGGCGCCAGCATCGCGCCGATGAACTCGTTCCTGCTGATTCAAGGACTGGAAACGCTCTCGGTCCGGATGGACCGGCATGTGACCAACGCGCTGACGGTGGCGAAATTCCTGCAGAATCACCCGCGCGTGGCCCATGTGTTCTATGCGGGGCTGCCGGATCATCCGGATTATCAACGCGCCAAAAAATATCTCCCGAAAGGGCCCGGCGCTGTTTTTTCGTTTGAACTCAAAGCGGGGGCTCTCGAGGCGCGCGAGGCGGGCCGGCGGTTCATCGAATCGCTGCAGCTGTTTTCGCATCTGGCCAATGTGGGCGATTGCCGCAGCCTGGTGATCCATCCGGCCTCGACGACCCACCAGCAGCTGACCGACGAGGAGCTGAGCGCCTGCGGCGTCTCTCCTTCGACGATCCGATTATCGATTGGACTTGAAACCCCGGAGGACTTGTTATGGGATCTGGATCAGGCTCTTCTTGCAGCATCCGACTGAATTCGTCGCTGCCCCCGGAGTACCGGGGACGCTACCAGAACGAAGACGTCATCCGCGATTTGATTACCGATTCGCGAACGATCGCCATCGTTGGCGCGTCCACGGACTGGCAAAAGGCGAGCTACTTCGTCATGGCGTACCTCTTATACTTTGACTACCGCATTATCCCGGTCAACCCCAAAGCGCAGTCCATCCTCGGGCAACGTTGTTACCCTGATTTAAAATCCATCCCCGAACCGGTGGATCTGGTCGACATCTTTCGTCCCTCCGGAGAAGTGCTCGACATCACGAAGCAGGCCATCGCGATTCATGCGAAAGCCATCTGGACGCAGCTGCGCATCGTGGCGTTGGATGCGGGAGAACTGGCTGAAAAGGCGGGGCTAAAAGTGGTGATGGATAAATGCGTCAAGATGGAGCACGGCCGTTTCAGCGGGACGTTGCACTGGGCCGGAATGAATACCGAGATTGTCAGCGCCCGCAAGAAACGGCCAAGTCCAAGGACTTAATTTACTTCGCTGGCGGGGGCGGCGGAGTGGCCATCATCCCCATGGGACAAGTCATGCGGCCACAGAATTGACGGGTTCCCCCAAGGTAGCCGAGAATACCGCCCAAGAGTAAAAGAACCAGGACCATTAAGGCCTTTTTACAGCAGCAAGAACTACCACAGCAGCTCTTGCAGTCACATCCTTCTTTTCCACAACATTCCTTCTTTTCTTCTTCCATATAAGCCTCCTTCTTGAGTCTCTATTTTCATTATACGCCTCTGGTTATCGTTCCAAACCAACTATTCTTCATCTGGGTGTGAGGGACCCCCCTCTCCCGACCGGAGCGTCGGGAGAGGGGGATTGACGAGTCATCTGTTTTTCAGCCCCTCACCATCTTCATGATGGGGCGACTGGCCTGATAAATGGGAGTGAGGATGCCGGTGCCAGCCGTCGGCGTGCCGGTGCCGATGGACGTGGATCAGGTTGGCTTGTTCCATCAGCGCCTGATCCCCGAGCACCTCCGGGGTACGACCCACGCGCAGGAGTCGCTGATGCTCGCCTAAAACAATCGCCCGGTCGCTAAGGACTTGCGCGACTTCCAGATCATGGGTGGCGATCACAAGCGTTTTTCCCGCCGCGTGCAATTCGACCAGCCAATCCACCAGCTCCCACCGGCTTCGCGGATCAAGCGCGAGCGTGGGCTCGTCCAGCAGGAGAACCGACGGATTCATGGAGAGAACGGAAGCGATCGCCACCCGCTTCTTTTCCCCTCCGCTGAGCTGATACGGGGGCCGCTCCGCCAGCGCTTCGAGGCGAAGAAGCCGCAACGTGTCGGCCACGCGCTGCCGGACCTCCGTTTCCCCCAGACCCAGCTGCAGCGGGCCAAACGCCACTTCTTCAAAGACCGTCGGAGAAAACAGCTGGAAATCCGGGTTTTGAAACACGAACCCGACCCGCGACCGGAACTCCCGGAAAAACTCCGGATCTTTTAAGGCCGCTTCCGTCAGGGCTTTGTTCCGGTAGCGGATGGCCCCGCTCGAGGGGAACAACAGGCCATTCAAGATTTTAAGCAGGGTGGATTTGCCGGA is a genomic window containing:
- a CDS encoding tetratricopeptide repeat protein: MSRQLVILLLPALLLAQPPSGPELQRAAVRFYQSGRYKAAIPLYRQLTESNPSDTGLQKDFLILLWLDHRYADSVSVGKTLTAQAPDDFETWFIYARSLLASGSREEALAAFRRCQELQPGKKEIELAQGRLDGLLRHYDAALSRLRTLVQDHPRFKQAWPELAHLEQITHHYPQAAAAWAHAADFYPDRSGYAFHWAESLYYSGQKEAARDHLKKLIAADPPYWPAFDFLTDEALARGDRRSARELLETRLTALQPDDEGRLVKLAQLDLAEKRWKDLLNVCERWLSLNPYRASPWLLKANALREQGALAESIRTYKKIVELNPAESNAWLGMARAYDDARQPRNALKAVEKAQALDPTDPYLTLLRSFYLSESGETQAAQELLSATLHQSSGPVLPALLYHGLTPFEGDPILAYAMNRTTATFADHLQALQSAGYHTVTTEEVSTWLKDHAALPERPVLITFDDSRMDSLLYGDPILQRNGFSAAMFAALIDVEGYIPRAAVWNDLKHYQDTGRWEIQSHGDQAHQLIPTDPEGHRGLFLLNKQWLETRRGYESNDEWAQRARTDHFRGRKKIADRLQMPPHSYSFPEGDFGQIDIPNAPDSARLTLARAHDVFDTVWHQDDYGMNLRTRDPARLTRFEPPAGMTGASLVRHLSDDAPAVMMRRRLLRLSGVDNRWHEAFQRLNDLRTHGVSDLCLWSEEARLRVAHGDRTRALELVRQARREEDSPDTEELLEAIQHSPRWLWRPSFYYQEDNRNRVSRRFRQDFGTAHLAGIDLFLHHVAGSYSEAGIQTIEEQGGGLTLARNLGNYQRITLEATGHHLTLPAKNTYSLEGNLRSSWTDDWTTELSGGRRPYDTTRAMANNIIRNYVDGSVRGDPLGNWRASAQARGEFLSDNNTRATLILQGGRRILWPRFYLTGRVWLDNMDHLRPDYYSPQKLQTYQFGFDYKTVLTNRANVHLTYLPGYGKEERTDGEFVQDLDFEMDVFLTRTWTLTPSFVLTHTPSYHRQTTGLALTARF
- the metW gene encoding methionine biosynthesis protein MetW; this encodes MSTPPKRLDHQVIVGMVHEGSRVLDLGCDEGDLLERLRDEKKANVQGVELNQQAIYKCIAKGLSVVHSDLDSGLVGFPDQSFDYVILNQSLQEVRNIDLLLRESFRVARRTIVGFSNFGALTARWQLGVLGRAPVTGSLPYSWHDTPNLRFLTIRDFRHYCATHQIQVRRAVFLGRNHRTRLFPNLFADQAILELVAKK
- a CDS encoding O-acetylhomoserine aminocarboxypropyltransferase/cysteine synthase family protein, translated to MAEKRTFGFETRMVHAGHIPDSDTGARAVPIYQTTSYVFNDTRHAAQLFEIKQYGNIYSRINNPTTAVFEERVASLENGTGAVAVASGMAAQLAAIMTLLEPGDEIVASAHLYGGTITQFTHTFKKLSIKVHFVEPGDLANWERAITPKTKMLYGETIGNPRGSILDLEALGKLAAAHKIPLMIDNTFATPYLCRPIDWGASIVVHSATKFIGGHGTSIGGVVVDSGSFNYGRFPTITDPSPSYHGLRFYDTFGHYGFLTKLRLETVRDTGASIAPMNSFLLIQGLETLSVRMDRHVTNALTVAKFLQNHPRVAHVFYAGLPDHPDYQRAKKYLPKGPGAVFSFELKAGALEAREAGRRFIESLQLFSHLANVGDCRSLVIHPASTTHQQLTDEELSACGVSPSTIRLSIGLETPEDLLWDLDQALLAASD
- a CDS encoding CoA-binding protein gives rise to the protein MGSGSGSSCSIRLNSSLPPEYRGRYQNEDVIRDLITDSRTIAIVGASTDWQKASYFVMAYLLYFDYRIIPVNPKAQSILGQRCYPDLKSIPEPVDLVDIFRPSGEVLDITKQAIAIHAKAIWTQLRIVALDAGELAEKAGLKVVMDKCVKMEHGRFSGTLHWAGMNTEIVSARKKRPSPRT
- a CDS encoding ABC transporter ATP-binding protein, with translation MGRYLGLPLDDWNGPALARNSLMALIEAEAVDFSYPGGPVALQQVSFAIDPGEKIAILGANGSGKSTLLKILNGLLFPSSGAIRYRNKALTEAALKDPEFFREFRSRVGFVFQNPDFQLFSPTVFEEVAFGPLQLGLGETEVRQRVADTLRLLRLEALAERPPYQLSGGEKKRVAIASVLSMNPSVLLLDEPTLALDPRSRWELVDWLVELHAAGKTLVIATHDLEVAQVLSDRAIVLGEHQRLLRVGRTPEVLGDQALMEQANLIHVHRHRHADGWHRHPHSHLSGQSPHHEDGEGLKNR
- a CDS encoding RuBisCO large subunit C-terminal-like domain-containing protein, yielding MISGKRFKVHYRLAGLLDETAARAVASDIALEQTVELPDDLIPSQTIRHSVVGQIESLERQDDHTFETVISYAEETTGNQIPQFLNVLFGNCSIKPNIRVQRLELPEGLFDCFRGPRFGVEGLRQRLGVPERPLLCTALKPMGLNAKELADLAYRFALGGIDLIKDDHGLADQPFARFDERVERCAAAVAQANRETGGHSLYFPNVSLSSSDFPRHLRFAQSAGAGGFLISPGLTGFDAMRRIAENDEWDLPILMHPAFLGSFVTHPDNGLSHFALFGQLARLAGADGSIFPSFGGRFSFSQAECAEIAEGCAAPMGHFKRIFPVPGGGMSLERVPEMLSVYGRDVIFLIGGALFRHGPDLTANARHFRERVERSLPAETTRT
- a CDS encoding homoserine O-acetyltransferase codes for the protein MANLWQRHFENKIPDPTPAPATEPSEDPPGSAGIVKTHYFRLADAHDAIRLESGLTLDQVTLAYETYGTLNPEKTNAILIEHAFSGDAHAAGFHEGASTPGWWDTMIGPGKAFDTNRYFVICTNVIGGCKGSTGPSSIDPETKKPYGLTFPVITIADMVEAQRHLIDHLGLSRLLCVAGGSMGGMLALQWVASYPERVRSSIPIATTLHHSPQQIALDEVGRQAIMADPAWAKGDYYETGQPERGLAVARMIGHITYMSAQSMEEKFSRKLKEKNYSFSFNADFEVEGYLRYRGDNFVKRFDANSYLYITKAMDYFDLSGDKLIPSGKTIDTRFLVLAFQSDWLYPAPQSQEIVRVLRGQNVDASYCEIASTYGHDAFLLEIDEQTPLIRHFLEKTFRDAQPDASR
- a CDS encoding cupin domain-containing protein — its product is MILRFCQKKKQYRWGRLPVLAYKEEGTHFKRIRRQILFGEAQGFCSQLRYFEIASGGHSTLERHRHVHGVMILRGTGKVLIGKDILTVRPFDILYIPPRQWHQFRAGSGPAFGFLCLVNCDRDRPERPTVAALKHLCRTATVSRFIRT